One Cucurbita pepo subsp. pepo cultivar mu-cu-16 chromosome LG09, ASM280686v2, whole genome shotgun sequence DNA window includes the following coding sequences:
- the LOC111801727 gene encoding pentatricopeptide repeat-containing protein At3g04130, mitochondrial-like: protein MSLRFQKNLKRICGVLDRCKLFAYFHVSSENFSSPLESSISIRARDLQQIVQSECQTKLSDIDLIISKVRVGRSEDEVFQSLLHDQACNRIHFSHELVYKLLQRFKDDWKSALGVFRWAESLSGFKHTPDLYDVIIDTLGKTKQMVKMKGMLEEMKEAQLVTLNTLAKAMRRFAGAGQWEDAVRIFDDLGTFGLEKNTESMNVLLDTLCKEKRVEQARRIYLDLKSHISPNANTFNTFIHGWCKVNRVDEAHWTLQEMKGHGYRPCVISYSTIILFYCRRCKFSKVYELLDEMDAQGCPANVITYTTIMCSLTKSEEFEEALQIAERMKSAGCEPDTLFYNCLIHTLGRAGKVQEAIHVFEVEMPSKSVLPNTSTYNSMISMYCHRAQEQKAMKLLEEMEKSGLCKPDVQTYYPLLKSCFRTGKTDNVLSKLLDDMMNKQHLSLDISTYSLLIHGLCRSNKCEWAYQLFETMIGQDIKPRYLTCKLLLDEVKQKNMDEVAERIEDIMKKL from the coding sequence ATGTCATTACGTTTTCAGAAGAATCTTAAGAGAATTTGTGGTGTTCTTGATCGTTGTAAACTATTTGCTTATTTTCATGTATCCTCTGAAAATTTTTCGTCTCCGCTGGAATCTTCCATTTCTATAAGAGCTAGAGATTTGCAGCAAATAGTTCAATCTGAATGTCAGACAAAGCTTTCTGATATTGATTTGATCATTTccaaagttcgggttggtcgCAGCGAGGATGAAGTTTTTCAGTCTCTCTTGCACGATCAAGCGTGTAACCGCATACACTTCTCCCATGAACTTGTTTACAAAttgctccaacgattcaaagATGATTGGAAGTCTGCATTGGGTGTTTTTAGATGGGCAGAGTCACTCTCTGGATTCAAGCACACACCGGATTTGTATGACGTTATTATAGATACATTGGGGAAAACAAAGCAAATGGTCAAGATGAAAGGTATGCtagaagaaatgaaggaaGCTCAGCTCGTAACGCTTAATACTCTAGCTAAGGCTATGCGAAGGTTTGCCGGTGCTGGACAATGGGAAGATGCTGTGAGAATATTTGATGATTTGGGAACGTTTGGGTTGGAGAAGAACACTGAATCCATGAATGTGCTGCTTGATACTCTGTGCAAAGAGAAGAGGGTTGAACAAGCTCGACGGATATATTTGGATCTTAAGTCCCATATATCCCCAAATGCCAACACGTTCAACACGTTTATTCATGGTTGGTGTAAAGTCAATAGAGTTGACGAGGCACACTGGACGTTACAAGAAATGAAAGGACATGGTTATCGTCCTTGCGTCATTAGTTATTCAACGATTATCCTATTTTATTGTCGTCGTTGCAAGTTTAGTAAGGTTTATGAGTTGCTTGATGAAATGGATGCTCAAGGATGCCCTGCAAATGTCATCACTTACACTACTATCATGTGTTCACTAACAAAGTCAGAAGAATTTGAGGAAGCCTTGCAAATTGCTGAGAGAATGAAATCTGCTGGATGTGAACCCGATACGctgttttataattgtttgATCCATACATTAGGGAGAGCGGGTAAAGTACAGGAAGCTATTCATGTATTCGAAGTAGAAATGCCGAGCAAGAGTGTTTTGCCGAATACATCGACTTACAATTCTATGATTTCCATGTACTGTCATCGTGCGCAAGAACAGAAGGCTATGAAATTGCTTGAGGAGATGGAGAAATCAGGGCTTTGTAAACCTGATGTCCAGACATATTACCCATTGCTCAAATCCTGCTTTAGAACTGGAAAGACAGACAATGTTTTGAGCAAGTTGTTGGATGACATGATGAATAAACAGCATTTGAGTCTTGATATATCAACTTATTCCCTTTTAATTCATGGTCTTTGTAGATCAAATAAGTGCGAGTGGGCTTACCAGCTATTTGAGACGATGATCGGTCAAGATATAAAGCCGAGATACCTTACATGTAAACTGCTTCTGGATGAAGTTAAGCAGAAGAACATGGATGAAGTTGCTGAGAGGATTGAAGATATCATGAAGAAATTGTGA